The stretch of DNA CGCTAAAAAATTTATTAAAAAAAATAAAATTATAGGTCTTAAATTTATGATGACTTTTGAAGATATTGCCCAAAACAAAGAAAATTTAAAAAAATATGATATAAAAAAATATTATAGTAAAGATTTTGATGATATTTTTAGATTAAGATTAGGAACATATAGAGCAATATTTAGAGTAATTAATGATAAAATTATTATATATGTATTAGATATTGCAAGTCGAGGAGATATTTATAAAAAATAAGAAAGGGGCTGTTGCAAAT from Oceanivirga salmonicida encodes:
- a CDS encoding type II toxin-antitoxin system RelE family toxin — encoded protein: MYFNKIIYHKNAKKFIKKNKIIGLKFMMTFEDIAQNKENLKKYDIKKYYSKDFDDIFRLRLGTYRAIFRVINDKIIIYVLDIASRGDIYKK